One genomic segment of Ferrimonas sp. YFM includes these proteins:
- a CDS encoding DUF2955 domain-containing protein — protein MLKRLWAGCALAFVMATLGDWRFGAMFAPIFVLVILSRIHHWHTPAMVQLLFSVSFSGALANLLLGFLQGHPVLLLCAMALWMAISCWLLIHPMTFMFGFVNIILGSMLMNLGSFPQFDILDYSLDLGFSALVAVIISALMWRCFPSEAVPAQAQPPQESQQQILINLVSTWLMVMLLYLMFQLMELSDSISAQVAALLMLSQLNLMTSFIAARARLIGTLLGAGAALLLQLLLFTWVDHALLYLLAFALLLGPFVKLVCQGGERSAIGFAGVSSLVVLMSGVIPGQRDLVYASLYRLGSTVMLICLATLLLLLTHTLTKQLLMHSYSGQR, from the coding sequence ATGCTAAAACGGTTGTGGGCGGGGTGCGCCCTGGCATTCGTCATGGCGACCCTGGGTGACTGGCGCTTCGGAGCAATGTTCGCCCCCATCTTCGTACTGGTGATTCTGTCGCGCATTCATCACTGGCACACACCGGCCATGGTTCAGCTGCTTTTCTCGGTATCGTTCAGCGGTGCCCTGGCCAACCTGCTCCTGGGTTTTCTGCAAGGCCACCCGGTGCTGCTGCTCTGCGCCATGGCGTTGTGGATGGCAATCAGCTGCTGGCTGCTCATTCATCCCATGACCTTCATGTTTGGCTTCGTCAACATCATCCTTGGATCCATGCTGATGAACCTGGGCAGTTTTCCGCAGTTTGATATCCTGGATTACTCTTTGGATCTGGGCTTTTCCGCATTGGTTGCTGTCATCATCAGTGCACTGATGTGGCGCTGTTTTCCCTCAGAGGCAGTGCCCGCCCAGGCCCAGCCCCCTCAGGAGTCGCAGCAACAGATCCTCATCAATCTGGTGTCGACCTGGCTGATGGTGATGCTGCTCTACCTGATGTTTCAACTCATGGAGCTGTCAGACTCCATCTCGGCACAGGTCGCCGCCCTGCTGATGCTGTCTCAGCTTAATCTGATGACCAGCTTCATCGCGGCCAGGGCCCGCCTTATCGGAACCTTGCTGGGCGCCGGTGCCGCTCTGCTATTACAACTTCTCCTGTTCACCTGGGTGGATCACGCCCTGCTCTACCTTCTCGCCTTTGCGCTGTTGCTGGGGCCCTTTGTCAAACTGGTGTGCCAGGGAGGCGAACGCAGTGCCATAGGCTTTGCCGGCGTGTCTTCGCTGGTGGTTCTGATGTCGGGCGTGATACCTGGCCAGCGGGATCTGGTCTATGCCAGCCTGTACCGGCTCGGCTCCACGGTCATGCTGATCTGCCTGGCAACTCTGCTGCTGTTGCTGACCCACACCCTGACCAAGCAGTTACTTATGCATAGTTATTCAGGGCAGCGCTAA
- a CDS encoding amino acid ABC transporter permease yields MQAIIDSLFTPIGQDGMVGILLIWSGLKVTLAVTLLATLLGSVLGICTTLMKMSSHWYLRWPANLYVSVIRGTPVVVQLVILYFIVLASLDVDKITAAVIAFGINSGAYISEIIRAGIQAVDKGQMEAARSLGLSQGQAMKEVILPQAVKNILPALGNEFIVLLKETAVIGFIGGVDLMRAGEIIRSRTFEDVVPLFTCAIIYLMLTYSFTLMLSQFEKRLKQSD; encoded by the coding sequence ATGCAGGCGATCATCGACTCTCTCTTTACCCCCATCGGTCAGGATGGGATGGTGGGCATCCTGCTGATCTGGAGCGGCCTCAAGGTCACCCTGGCGGTGACCCTGCTGGCCACCCTGCTGGGCTCGGTGCTGGGGATCTGCACCACCCTGATGAAGATGTCCAGCCACTGGTACCTGCGCTGGCCGGCCAACCTCTATGTGTCGGTGATCCGCGGCACCCCTGTGGTGGTCCAGCTGGTGATCCTCTACTTCATCGTGTTGGCCTCCCTGGACGTGGACAAGATCACCGCCGCGGTGATCGCCTTCGGCATCAACAGCGGCGCCTACATCTCGGAGATCATCCGCGCCGGCATCCAGGCGGTGGACAAGGGCCAGATGGAAGCGGCCCGCTCACTGGGTCTGTCCCAGGGTCAGGCGATGAAGGAGGTGATTCTGCCCCAGGCGGTGAAAAACATCCTGCCGGCTCTGGGCAACGAATTCATCGTGCTGCTCAAGGAGACCGCGGTGATTGGCTTTATCGGCGGCGTCGACCTGATGCGCGCCGGGGAGATCATCCGCAGCCGCACCTTCGAAGACGTGGTGCCCCTGTTCACCTGCGCCATCATCTACCTGATGTTGACCTACAGCTTCACCCTGATGCTGTCCCAATTTGAGAAGAGGCTGAAACAGAGTGATTAA
- a CDS encoding zinc metallopeptidase: MDAPRMQRWVSSEALLKVVSALRQLLKQTVVGKHLLLISMRIMISSRTNTHCIAIYMVWIIILLIITLCVFLPGMWVKHVMEKYAQPADRYRKQGTGGELARHLLDSYGLGDVQVEETSDGDHYDPTAKAVRLTPKNYSGYSLTAVTVAAHEVGHAIQDSRGESLFLARQKLVKTAVVGERLAGIMLVAAPLILLLTRVPQAGALTIVIGVVSMALSTLVHLITLPVEFDASYGKALPLLEKGEYLHDGDLKHAEKILKAAALTYVAASLTSLLNLGRWIAVLRR, from the coding sequence ATGGATGCCCCACGGATGCAAAGGTGGGTGTCCAGTGAGGCTCTGTTAAAAGTCGTTTCCGCTTTGCGCCAACTTCTGAAGCAGACAGTCGTCGGCAAGCATCTGCTGCTCATTTCTATGCGTATAATGATCAGTAGCCGCACAAATACTCATTGCATAGCGATTTACATGGTCTGGATCATCATCTTACTCATCATCACATTATGCGTCTTCTTGCCGGGTATGTGGGTCAAACATGTGATGGAAAAGTACGCACAGCCGGCAGATCGTTACCGTAAACAGGGAACCGGTGGCGAACTTGCGCGCCACCTGCTGGACAGCTACGGCCTGGGTGACGTCCAGGTAGAGGAGACCTCTGACGGTGATCATTATGATCCGACCGCTAAGGCTGTACGTCTGACGCCGAAAAACTACTCAGGATACTCCTTGACGGCAGTGACCGTTGCCGCCCATGAGGTGGGGCATGCCATTCAGGATTCACGGGGCGAGTCGTTGTTCCTTGCGCGGCAGAAACTCGTTAAGACAGCAGTGGTAGGCGAGCGTCTTGCTGGCATTATGCTAGTGGCGGCTCCGCTTATCCTTCTACTAACCCGCGTTCCGCAAGCGGGAGCATTAACGATAGTGATTGGCGTCGTTTCCATGGCACTGAGTACCTTGGTGCATCTGATAACCCTTCCAGTTGAGTTCGATGCCAGTTATGGCAAGGCGCTGCCGCTCCTGGAGAAAGGCGAGTACCTGCACGACGGTGACCTGAAGCATGCGGAGAAAATTCTCAAGGCGGCGGCACTGACCTATGTCGCTGCCTCGCTGACCAGCTTGCTAAACCTGGGACGATGGATTGCGGTGCTTCGTCGGTAA
- a CDS encoding HlyD family secretion protein: protein MPPLDLVFKRWTRVLFILFFVALGYVVIADRFVPMTTESRVQGQVVQIATEVSGNVSEIMVTNNQEVEAGQLLFTLDDRRFQLAVAQAELSLQQAREQFQALLAQIEAAQAQLARAQASFELARKELSRAQKIAREQLISESILDQNHTRFLAAEADRNAARQQLNRLKAQLSNDSTSAVELAEVALETAKLNLSYTRVHAPESGVVSNLQLAVGTYANARQPLLSFVPTGSLWIAADYREKALSLVDGQSRALVTYDALPGEVFELTLTSRDMGVAQAQQTANGTLASIQINNRWVRDAQRVRVNLEHRGALPPQLFIGSRASVVLYPGEGAIWQALARLQVKLISCLHYIY, encoded by the coding sequence ATGCCCCCGTTAGACCTGGTTTTTAAACGCTGGACTCGCGTCCTGTTCATCCTGTTTTTTGTCGCCCTTGGTTACGTGGTCATTGCCGATCGCTTTGTGCCCATGACCACCGAGAGCCGGGTGCAGGGACAGGTGGTGCAAATCGCCACAGAGGTGTCGGGCAATGTCTCTGAGATCATGGTCACCAACAACCAGGAGGTCGAGGCAGGCCAACTGCTCTTCACCCTGGACGATCGCCGATTTCAACTGGCCGTGGCACAAGCCGAGCTGTCCCTTCAACAGGCCCGTGAACAGTTCCAGGCGCTGTTGGCACAGATTGAAGCGGCCCAGGCACAATTGGCACGTGCCCAGGCGTCATTCGAACTAGCGCGTAAGGAGCTGTCGCGCGCCCAGAAAATAGCCCGCGAACAGCTTATCTCCGAGTCCATTCTCGATCAGAATCACACCCGGTTCCTTGCCGCAGAAGCGGACAGAAACGCCGCTCGCCAGCAGCTCAATCGCCTCAAGGCCCAACTGAGCAATGATTCCACTTCCGCAGTAGAACTGGCAGAGGTGGCCCTGGAAACCGCCAAACTTAACCTGAGCTACACCCGGGTGCATGCACCGGAATCTGGCGTTGTTTCCAATCTGCAACTGGCGGTGGGCACCTATGCCAACGCCCGGCAGCCTTTGCTCTCATTTGTCCCCACAGGCTCTCTGTGGATCGCCGCCGACTACCGCGAGAAGGCGCTGTCTCTGGTGGACGGCCAGTCCAGGGCCCTGGTGACCTACGACGCCTTGCCCGGCGAAGTATTTGAACTGACCCTGACCAGCCGGGACATGGGAGTGGCCCAGGCACAGCAGACCGCCAACGGTACCCTGGCCAGCATTCAGATAAACAACCGCTGGGTACGGGACGCCCAGAGAGTGCGGGTGAACCTGGAACACAGAGGCGCACTGCCCCCGCAACTCTTTATTGGGTCCAGGGCATCGGTTGTGCTCTACCCCGGCGAAGGCGCCATTTGGCAGGCGCTGGCCCGGCTTCAGGTTAAATTGATCAGCTGCCTGCACTACATCTACTGA
- a CDS encoding universal stress protein, whose translation MYRATLLLSALEGDLSLVRSKLRTLLRAVNSPCRLMIHGESPPLQRFYLFDDRELAAAAEIYKQQVVDWAQALIAPLVSGKVTLELDYIWSKHLEREQKQWESESDLLVVYCADKRVPPRFRRVIEQSQCPVLVLSDKSWPPQLSLLAAIDPFHKSDRQANMDVEIVNQALRLNRALNGEVSLVHSCYVPAYMVRYRAMIQSTHQQVIQEFISSNGWRKLNWRLLQGEPSQSLISYCQKHRIDILVMGLVARGLFQRQITGSTSEQVMETLHSDLLLIPKERT comes from the coding sequence ATGTACCGAGCGACTCTGCTGCTGTCTGCTCTGGAGGGCGACCTGTCTCTGGTAAGATCAAAACTGCGAACTCTCCTTCGCGCGGTCAACTCCCCTTGCCGCCTGATGATCCACGGTGAATCCCCGCCCCTGCAACGCTTCTATCTGTTTGACGATAGGGAACTGGCGGCCGCCGCGGAAATCTACAAGCAACAGGTCGTAGACTGGGCCCAGGCTCTTATCGCCCCGCTTGTATCAGGAAAAGTCACCCTGGAACTGGACTACATCTGGAGCAAGCATCTGGAAAGAGAACAAAAGCAATGGGAATCGGAGTCTGATCTGTTGGTGGTCTACTGTGCAGACAAGCGGGTTCCACCCAGATTTCGGAGAGTCATAGAGCAGAGCCAGTGTCCGGTGTTAGTGCTAAGTGACAAGTCATGGCCGCCCCAGTTGTCCTTGCTGGCCGCCATCGATCCCTTCCACAAGAGTGACCGTCAGGCCAATATGGACGTTGAAATAGTCAATCAGGCGCTGAGGCTAAACCGAGCCCTCAATGGCGAGGTCAGCCTGGTGCACAGCTGTTATGTACCCGCCTACATGGTCAGATACCGCGCTATGATTCAGTCCACCCATCAACAGGTGATCCAGGAGTTCATTTCAAGTAATGGCTGGCGAAAACTCAATTGGCGATTGCTTCAGGGAGAGCCATCGCAGTCCTTAATCAGTTATTGCCAGAAGCACCGCATCGACATTCTGGTAATGGGACTGGTCGCCCGTGGACTGTTTCAAAGGCAGATAACCGGCAGCACCAGCGAGCAAGTTATGGAAACCCTGCACAGTGATCTGCTGTTGATACCCAAGGAGAGAACTTAG
- a CDS encoding magnesium transporter, giving the protein MTELPNEIDHSREEVSQLVEKLSQATDGQQESLFEQAIERVEAGEIALLLESLPISERLERWQQVAQDEQLDVLVAMRAEARGAILRTLPESTLIALLDRVDAESLIELADDLPESIVDAAVGRMTARQRNWFEQANQFDDDEVGRYLNHEMVLIPVNARAADALRVLLRSRYPFSDQAYLVDAQGVYQGAISLQQLASLTGSQRLLDAPLLDLAPLQATTSLVDATEAVEHSDLSALPVIDQDGRLLGRISLQLALELTREEYESRLMATVGLDEETDLFSPIWQSSKRRALWLGINLLTALLASWVIGQFEATLVQVVSLAVLMPIVASMGGIAGSQTLTLVVRGLAMGQLAQGNLRALLSKEMGVGLLNGITWSVIIGAVAGLWFHDLATGLVMAAAIIINIVVAALAGVIIPVVLDRQEIDPALSGSVVLTTVTDVVGFLTFLGLGTLVLLP; this is encoded by the coding sequence TTGACCGAACTACCAAACGAAATTGACCACTCCAGGGAAGAGGTCAGTCAACTGGTTGAAAAGCTGAGCCAGGCAACGGATGGTCAGCAGGAATCCCTGTTCGAGCAGGCCATTGAGCGAGTAGAAGCGGGTGAAATCGCGCTGCTGCTGGAATCCCTGCCCATAAGCGAACGCCTGGAAAGATGGCAGCAGGTGGCCCAGGATGAGCAACTGGATGTATTGGTGGCCATGCGCGCAGAAGCCCGTGGCGCCATTCTACGCACCCTGCCCGAATCCACTTTGATTGCCCTGCTCGATCGCGTTGACGCGGAGTCGTTGATTGAGCTGGCGGACGATCTGCCCGAGTCCATCGTAGACGCCGCCGTAGGCAGGATGACTGCAAGGCAGAGGAACTGGTTCGAACAAGCCAATCAGTTTGATGATGACGAAGTGGGCCGCTATCTCAACCATGAGATGGTGCTGATTCCGGTTAACGCCCGAGCTGCGGACGCCCTTCGCGTGCTGTTACGCAGCCGCTATCCCTTCAGTGATCAAGCCTACCTGGTCGATGCACAGGGGGTATATCAGGGAGCAATCTCATTACAACAGTTAGCCAGCCTGACAGGATCACAGCGGCTGCTGGATGCACCTTTGCTGGACCTGGCGCCACTGCAGGCCACAACCAGCCTGGTAGATGCAACTGAAGCGGTTGAACACTCGGATCTCTCCGCCCTGCCAGTCATCGATCAGGACGGGCGTTTGCTCGGGCGCATCAGCCTGCAACTGGCCCTGGAACTGACCAGAGAAGAGTATGAGTCACGCCTGATGGCCACTGTGGGCCTGGATGAGGAAACCGACCTGTTCTCGCCAATATGGCAAAGCAGCAAACGCCGGGCACTGTGGCTGGGAATCAACCTGCTCACCGCCCTGCTCGCTTCCTGGGTAATTGGCCAGTTTGAAGCCACACTGGTTCAAGTGGTGTCTCTGGCCGTATTGATGCCCATAGTTGCTTCCATGGGCGGTATTGCTGGCAGTCAGACACTGACTTTGGTGGTAAGAGGCCTGGCCATGGGCCAACTGGCGCAGGGCAACTTGCGAGCCTTGCTGTCGAAAGAGATGGGTGTAGGCCTTCTTAACGGCATTACCTGGTCGGTGATTATTGGCGCGGTCGCAGGACTTTGGTTTCACGACCTGGCCACAGGATTGGTGATGGCCGCGGCCATCATCATCAACATTGTGGTGGCCGCTTTGGCCGGCGTCATCATCCCGGTGGTTCTGGATCGCCAGGAGATTGATCCTGCCCTGTCCGGCTCTGTGGTTCTGACCACAGTCACCGACGTCGTGGGCTTCCTGACATTCCTGGGGCTGGGCACACTCGTCCTGCTCCCTTAA
- a CDS encoding RimK/LysX family protein: MDSEKRSAKRCAGWREWAALPDLGIGKIKAKMDTGARTSCLHAFHTRVFDKEGQPWLEFHVHPIQRDVDTVVICQAPIVDQRDVTDSGGHVENRPVILTLLTLGSESWPIEMTVTNRDTMKFRMLIGRTAMSGRLLIDSDSSYLLGEQPK; the protein is encoded by the coding sequence ATGGACAGTGAAAAGAGATCGGCCAAAAGGTGTGCCGGTTGGCGGGAATGGGCCGCTCTACCCGATTTGGGCATAGGGAAGATAAAGGCCAAGATGGATACCGGGGCCCGAACCTCCTGTCTGCATGCGTTTCATACCCGGGTATTCGACAAAGAGGGCCAGCCCTGGCTGGAGTTTCACGTGCACCCTATTCAAAGAGATGTAGACACCGTAGTGATCTGTCAGGCCCCGATTGTCGACCAACGTGACGTGACCGATTCCGGCGGTCATGTGGAAAACAGGCCGGTGATTCTGACCCTACTGACCCTTGGCAGCGAGAGCTGGCCCATTGAGATGACCGTCACCAACAGAGACACCATGAAGTTTCGCATGCTCATCGGTCGCACCGCCATGAGCGGCCGACTGCTGATTGACTCCGACTCATCCTATTTGCTTGGAGAGCAACCCAAATGA
- a CDS encoding zinc transporter ZntB, protein MLFVRHLSCNGTQFNECLKPGFDIFLTGIYLRLVEYFEDETLMNNSQGLIIGRRFDGQGGAEPVEQCESVDWSSGNDPLWLHFDYTDEGAKAWIEQHSGLERVAIDALLSEGSRPRATVLPEGLLLNLRGVNLSPGSDPEDMVGIRLWTDGQRILSTRKRPLLSVKDIADLWELDEGPRNVGEFLVVLTERLMARMQGTIDETEDQIDEIEEQMLTSDSQSLRSQIASLRRTVISLRRYLSPQKEALQQLQALKAAWLTQEERLAIREVGDHLSRFIEGLDSVRERAVVAQEELNNRLGERMNNRMYVLSLVAAIFLPLGFLTGLLGVNIGGIPGADYPLSFWIFCGLLVVLVGLQWFLFKRSRWL, encoded by the coding sequence GTGCTTTTTGTACGCCATTTGAGCTGTAATGGAACTCAGTTCAATGAATGCCTCAAGCCGGGTTTTGATATCTTTCTTACCGGCATCTATCTAAGATTAGTGGAGTATTTCGAGGATGAGACACTTATGAATAACAGCCAGGGATTGATCATTGGTCGCCGCTTCGATGGCCAGGGTGGCGCAGAGCCTGTGGAGCAATGTGAGAGCGTTGATTGGAGCTCTGGCAACGATCCTCTGTGGTTGCATTTTGACTACACCGATGAAGGCGCGAAAGCCTGGATAGAGCAACACAGTGGATTGGAACGCGTTGCCATCGATGCGTTGTTGTCCGAAGGCAGTCGACCCAGAGCGACGGTGTTGCCGGAGGGGTTGCTGTTGAATCTGAGGGGGGTGAACCTCAGCCCGGGTTCAGATCCCGAAGATATGGTGGGGATTCGTTTGTGGACCGACGGTCAGCGCATTCTCAGCACTCGAAAACGTCCTTTGTTGTCGGTTAAGGACATTGCTGATCTTTGGGAGTTGGACGAGGGGCCACGTAATGTTGGTGAGTTTCTGGTTGTGCTCACTGAGCGATTGATGGCCCGGATGCAGGGGACCATTGATGAAACCGAAGACCAGATCGATGAGATCGAGGAGCAGATGCTCACCTCCGACAGTCAGAGCCTTCGCAGCCAGATTGCGTCATTGCGACGCACGGTTATCTCTTTAAGGCGATACTTATCACCGCAAAAGGAAGCCCTTCAACAGTTGCAGGCCCTCAAAGCTGCCTGGTTGACTCAGGAGGAACGTTTGGCGATCCGAGAGGTAGGCGATCATCTAAGTCGGTTTATCGAAGGCCTGGACTCTGTGCGCGAGCGAGCGGTGGTGGCCCAGGAGGAGCTCAACAACCGGCTGGGTGAACGGATGAACAACAGAATGTATGTGTTGTCTCTGGTTGCGGCCATTTTTCTTCCCTTAGGGTTCCTGACCGGGTTGTTGGGGGTCAATATTGGCGGCATACCCGGGGCTGACTATCCTCTCTCATTCTGGATATTTTGTGGGTTGCTTGTTGTTCTGGTCGGGTTGCAGTGGTTTTTGTTCAAGCGCAGCCGTTGGCTCTAA
- a CDS encoding phosphate-starvation-inducible PsiE family protein yields the protein MLSDKIKVYYDRAIDAVFGLILLFISIGVAIGAMKLFFTTWDLIRAEGVTGNYIHIITDVLTLYVMIELSKSLVEYFKSHRLRLTFILDAAIVFIVREILIALFKHEIKAEMLYAFSVFLLVLGTIRIAAVVVYQREKLISGDDH from the coding sequence ATGCTCAGTGACAAAATTAAGGTGTATTACGACAGGGCGATCGATGCTGTATTTGGCCTGATCTTGCTGTTCATCTCCATTGGGGTTGCCATCGGAGCGATGAAGCTGTTTTTCACCACCTGGGACCTGATAAGGGCTGAAGGGGTAACGGGGAATTACATCCACATCATCACCGACGTACTGACTTTGTATGTGATGATAGAGCTGTCAAAGTCATTGGTAGAGTACTTTAAGTCTCATCGATTACGCCTGACGTTCATCCTTGACGCTGCCATCGTATTCATTGTGCGCGAGATACTCATTGCCCTGTTTAAACATGAGATCAAGGCGGAGATGCTCTACGCCTTCTCAGTATTTCTGCTGGTCTTGGGGACCATCAGGATTGCTGCCGTAGTGGTCTATCAAAGGGAGAAACTGATCTCTGGTGATGACCACTGA
- a CDS encoding tetratricopeptide repeat protein encodes MKASLTTILMCVVTLLFSHNLFAAAAPLTEEQEVRDSVSQLDKPLYNPFVERYLLDEVKSLRTELQAQRTEFIGELNKKQMALANHSVTYATDTVTYFFYLVAGASSLLVLVGWTSIRDIKDKALTMTDQEVTKLINRYEKRLKSVEEQMNAKEKLISENKSELERTNEVHSLWLRASQEVSEEQKITIYDQILQLRPDDVEALTYKADSALELSEPKWAINLCRQALQIDPENGHAFYQLACAASALGELEEASLHLQRAIDISPDYLGYADTDPQLRPLVESGRIAGLTVRSPE; translated from the coding sequence ATGAAAGCAAGCCTCACAACAATCCTCATGTGCGTTGTCACTCTTCTTTTCAGCCACAACCTGTTTGCTGCTGCAGCGCCCCTCACAGAGGAGCAGGAAGTACGTGATTCCGTCAGTCAATTGGATAAGCCCCTCTACAACCCGTTTGTGGAGCGGTACCTTCTCGACGAGGTCAAATCTCTGAGAACCGAGTTACAAGCACAAAGGACAGAGTTCATCGGCGAGTTAAACAAGAAGCAGATGGCCCTTGCCAATCACTCGGTCACCTACGCGACGGATACTGTGACCTACTTCTTTTATCTGGTGGCAGGCGCCTCCTCCCTATTGGTCCTGGTTGGCTGGACCTCCATCAGAGACATCAAAGACAAAGCCTTGACGATGACCGACCAGGAAGTAACCAAATTGATCAATCGTTACGAAAAACGCCTCAAAAGCGTTGAGGAGCAGATGAATGCCAAAGAGAAGCTGATTTCTGAGAATAAGAGTGAACTGGAACGGACGAACGAAGTGCACTCACTATGGCTGAGGGCCAGTCAGGAAGTCAGTGAAGAGCAAAAAATCACCATTTATGATCAAATCCTGCAATTACGCCCAGACGATGTTGAAGCACTCACTTATAAGGCTGATTCCGCCCTTGAACTGAGTGAGCCCAAATGGGCAATCAACCTATGCCGACAAGCCTTGCAGATCGACCCGGAGAATGGCCACGCCTTCTACCAACTGGCCTGCGCTGCGTCTGCTCTGGGTGAATTGGAGGAAGCCTCCTTACACCTGCAGCGCGCCATCGACATCTCACCGGACTACCTGGGGTATGCGGACACGGACCCACAGCTTCGTCCGCTCGTTGAAAGCGGTCGCATTGCAGGGCTGACGGTAAGATCTCCCGAATAA
- a CDS encoding amino acid ABC transporter ATP-binding protein gives MIKVSNLHKQFGDVEVLKGIDQSVAPGEVVSVIGPSGSGKSTFLRCLNLLETPTQGEILIEGESITAPGACVDQLRRKVGMVFQNFNLFPHKTVMENITLAPVKLGLMSTEQAKAKALSLLEQVGLAAKAEVYPSSLSGGQKQRVAIARALAMEPDLMLFDEPTSALDPEMVGDVLDVMKSLADDGMTMVIVTHEMGFAREVSDRVLFIDGGEVVESGPPQQIFDAPQQQRTQSFLSKVLR, from the coding sequence GTGATTAAAGTCAGCAACCTGCATAAACAGTTTGGCGATGTCGAGGTGCTCAAGGGGATTGACCAGAGTGTCGCCCCGGGCGAGGTGGTCAGTGTCATTGGCCCCAGCGGCAGCGGCAAGAGCACCTTCCTGCGCTGTCTCAACCTGCTGGAAACCCCCACTCAGGGGGAGATCCTCATCGAGGGAGAGTCGATCACCGCCCCGGGTGCCTGCGTGGATCAGCTGCGCCGCAAAGTCGGCATGGTGTTTCAGAACTTCAATCTGTTTCCCCACAAGACGGTGATGGAGAACATCACCCTGGCGCCAGTAAAGCTGGGACTGATGAGCACCGAGCAGGCGAAAGCCAAGGCTCTCTCCCTGTTGGAGCAGGTGGGCCTGGCCGCCAAGGCCGAGGTGTACCCCTCCAGCCTATCAGGAGGTCAGAAGCAGCGGGTGGCCATCGCCCGGGCCCTGGCGATGGAACCGGATCTCATGCTGTTCGATGAGCCCACCTCCGCCCTGGACCCGGAGATGGTCGGCGACGTGCTGGACGTGATGAAGTCCCTGGCGGACGACGGCATGACCATGGTGATCGTCACCCATGAGATGGGCTTCGCCCGGGAGGTCTCAGACCGGGTTCTGTTTATCGACGGCGGCGAGGTGGTGGAAAGCGGACCGCCCCAACAGATCTTCGATGCCCCGCAGCAACAGAGGACCCAGTCTTTCCTCTCCAAAGTGCTCAGATAG
- a CDS encoding basic amino acid ABC transporter substrate-binding protein, whose protein sequence is MKKLIAVLSLSLLTLTGCGKKENVLVVGTNAAFPPFEYMGGPNGDEVKGFDIDIARQIAEDAGKTLKVENMKFDSLIVALNAGKIDMIAAGMTITPERQKAVSFSQPYYEATQVVLTQQGEAPASPEELKGKTIAVQLGSTGDIMAKEYSQNVVAFNTGFEAIMELKNGKVDLVLFDSEPAANHMKKNPDLQLTKLAFDPEYYGLAISKENAELLKQTNATLDKMKSNGQYDALISQYMK, encoded by the coding sequence ATGAAGAAACTCATTGCTGTACTGAGCCTCTCCCTGCTGACCCTGACCGGTTGTGGAAAGAAAGAGAATGTCCTGGTGGTCGGCACCAACGCCGCCTTCCCTCCCTTTGAATACATGGGTGGCCCCAACGGCGACGAAGTCAAAGGGTTCGATATCGACATCGCCCGTCAGATTGCCGAAGACGCCGGCAAGACCCTCAAGGTGGAGAACATGAAGTTCGACTCCCTGATTGTGGCCCTGAACGCCGGCAAGATTGACATGATTGCCGCTGGCATGACCATCACCCCGGAGCGCCAGAAAGCGGTGAGCTTCTCACAGCCCTACTACGAAGCCACCCAGGTGGTGCTGACCCAACAAGGCGAGGCACCTGCCAGCCCGGAAGAGCTTAAGGGCAAAACCATCGCCGTACAGCTGGGTTCCACCGGCGACATCATGGCCAAGGAGTACAGCCAGAACGTGGTGGCATTCAACACCGGCTTCGAAGCGATCATGGAGCTGAAAAACGGCAAGGTGGATCTGGTGCTGTTCGACAGCGAGCCTGCCGCCAACCACATGAAGAAGAACCCGGACCTGCAACTGACCAAGCTGGCCTTCGACCCTGAGTACTATGGCCTGGCCATCTCCAAGGAGAACGCCGAACTGCTGAAGCAGACCAACGCCACCCTGGACAAGATGAAGTCCAATGGCCAGTACGACGCCCTAATCTCCCAGTACATGAAGTAA